A region from the Polyangiaceae bacterium genome encodes:
- a CDS encoding sel1 repeat family protein: protein MSAPQTVCSDQPESDACLSFATAPGNGIARAKRMAQACNGGSVRVCNALAQALERAPASTPTPERACPPAKAASETPVRSPITAVDDEANEADEAEREAKLGARLLDDPSPERLSAPDHLFRACKLSHAGACNDLGWVYDHGFGTVSADGDKAKELFGKACDLGSSLGCLNRGRVVKKSNTGDAAKFMHRACSAGHSAACEELAGLLADMKASCEKSPVECTNWGYVVERGLGTTPDSNKALAAYQRACNGGSAQGCANAGQFHALGIATKKNVTKALMFFDRACRGKNDFGCLRAKELRAPGD, encoded by the coding sequence GTGTCCGCACCGCAGACGGTGTGTAGCGATCAGCCGGAGTCCGACGCGTGTCTGAGCTTCGCCACGGCGCCCGGCAATGGCATCGCCCGCGCCAAACGCATGGCCCAGGCGTGCAACGGCGGCAGCGTGCGCGTGTGCAACGCCTTGGCCCAGGCGCTGGAGCGCGCGCCGGCCTCCACGCCGACGCCCGAACGCGCGTGCCCGCCCGCGAAGGCAGCGAGCGAGACGCCAGTGCGGAGCCCCATCACCGCCGTGGACGACGAAGCGAACGAAGCGGACGAAGCGGAGCGCGAGGCCAAGCTCGGCGCGCGGCTCCTGGACGACCCATCGCCGGAGCGCCTGAGCGCGCCGGACCATCTCTTTCGCGCCTGCAAGCTGTCCCACGCGGGGGCGTGCAACGACCTCGGTTGGGTCTACGACCACGGCTTCGGCACGGTGTCGGCGGACGGCGACAAGGCCAAAGAGCTGTTCGGAAAAGCCTGCGACCTGGGCAGCTCCCTGGGCTGCTTGAACCGCGGGCGCGTGGTCAAGAAGAGCAATACCGGGGATGCCGCCAAATTCATGCACCGCGCGTGCAGCGCGGGGCACAGCGCGGCCTGCGAAGAGCTCGCCGGGCTGCTCGCGGACATGAAGGCGAGCTGCGAAAAATCGCCCGTGGAGTGCACCAATTGGGGCTACGTCGTGGAGCGCGGTCTGGGCACCACGCCAGACTCGAACAAGGCCCTCGCCGCCTATCAGCGAGCCTGCAACGGCGGCTCGGCGCAGGGATGCGCCAACGCGGGCCAGTTCCATGCCTTGGGCATCGCCACCAAGAAGAACGTCACGAAGGCGCTGATGTTCTTCGACCGCGCGTGCAGGGGCAAGAACGACTTCGGTTGTCTGCGGGCCAAGGAGCTCCGCGCCCCCGGCGACTGA